The Chryseobacterium wanjuense sequence TCATCACCCGCATGATCTTATTGTCCATTTCGTCTAAACCGAATTCATCAACATTTAAAGAATTTAAAGCATATTTTGTGATATTAATTTCAATTTCACCATTGCCTTTAATCTCTGCAAAATCACGAACCCTTCTCAAAAGAGCATTCGCAATTCTGGGTGTTCCACGGCTTCTTCTTGCAATTTCTATCGCTGCGTCTTCGTATATTTTTACGCCTAAAACTCTTGCACTTCTGATGATAATCGTCGACAACAATTCTATCGTATAATATTCCAGCCTGCTTTGAATCCCGAATCTTGCTAGCATCGGTTTTGTGAGCATTCCGCTTCTTGTCGTTGCGCCTACCAATGTAAAAGGATTTAAGCCGATCTGAACACTTCTTGCATTCGGCCCGGTTTCGAGCATGATATCGATTTTGTAATCTTCCATTGCAGAATACAGATATTCTTCCACAACAGGCGAAAGACGGTGAATTTCATCAATGAAAAGCACGTCGTTTTCTTCAAGATTCGTCAACAGACCGGCCAAACTGCCGGGTTTGTCCAAAACAGGTCCTGAAGTAACTTTACAATTAACCCCAAGTTCATTGGCAATAATATTGGCTAAAGTGGTTTTACCCAACCCTGGAGGTCCGTGCAACAGGACATGATCGAGCGCTCCGCCACGTTTTTTGGCAGCAGTCACGAAAACTTCAAGATTTTCCAAAGTTTTCCTTTGTCCCGCAAAATCTTTAAAACTCTGGGGACGGATCTGTTCTTCCTGCATGAGCTCTTCGCGGGAATAATTGTCTTTATCTGGATGTAAAAAATCTGGCATTAACTCAATTTCATTTACCGTAAAGATAGGAAATTTAGGTTTAGATTGAGGTTGAGGCTGAGATTAATTTCAGGCAAAGATTGAGATTACAATTGATAGTGTTTAGGATTTACCAGATTGATATATTTTAAGTATTTTTGAGAGAGAAAATAAGATAAAACTGTCTGGCATATTTCTATGCAGGTATTCTTAAGGAATGGCAATGTTAAACGCAACTTTTGTCATGCTGGAAGCATCTAAGCAAAGTACAGTCAAAATAATTTTATCTAAAGTTTAGCTTTAAAAAAAATAAATGAAACTTATAGGCCCCTTCAAGCAAGTCGTAACACTTGCCAACCTTCCTTTAAGAGGAAAACTTTCTGACGATCAACTTGAAATTATTGCAGATGGAGGAATTTTAGTTGATAACAATACCATTCAAAAAGTCGGAAATTTTGAAACATTAAAATCGGAAAATCAAAATATAGAAATCGAATCTATTGAAGGCGAACAAATCGTTCTTCCAGCTTTCGTTGATTCCCACACGCACATCTGCTTTGGTGGAAACCGGGCAAATGACTTTGCCATGCGCAATGCCGGGAAAACATACCTTGAAATCGCAGAAAGCGGAGGCGGAATCTGGAGTTCCGTTCAGCATACAAGAAACGCATCGGAAGAAGAATTATTAAAAACGATTTTAAAAAGAATTGATTTTTTAATCGCTTTGGGAATCACAACTATTGAAATAAAAAGCGGTTACGGTTTAGATGTAGCTAATGAGCTGAAAATGCTTCGAATCATTAAAAAAGCACAGGAACAGACGAAAGCTACTTTGGTTCCGACCTGTCTTTCGGCACATTTGAAGCCGAGAGATTTTGATGGTAGCAATGAAGAATATTTACAATATATTTTAACTGAAATTTTGCCTAAAGTAAAAAAAGAAAATCTAGCAAAACGCGTTGATATTTTCATTGAAAAATCAGCATTTCAGCCGGAAGAAAGTAAGGGTTTTTTGCTTAAAACTAAAGATTTAGGTTTTGAAATTACTGTTCATGCAGATCAGTTCACGCCGGGAAGTTCAAGAATTGCTGTGGAAGTGGGAGCGCAATCTGCAGACCATTTGGAAGCAACCATTGATGAGGATATCGAGTTTTTGGCACAATCAAATACGGTGGCGACGGCTCTTCCGGGGGCGAGTTTAGGATTGGGAGAAAAGTTTACTCCGGCAAGAAAATTATTGGATGCAGGAGCCATTTTAGCAATTGCGAGTGACTGGAATCCGGGTTCTGCTCCGATGGGAAATCTCGTTACTCAGGCTTCTATTTTAGCAACATTCGAAAAATTGACTACTGCTGAAGTTTTAGCGGGAATGACTTTCCGTTCGGCTTTTGCGTTGGGATTGGAAGACAGAGGAAAATTGGAAAATGGGTTGAAGGCGGATTTTGTAACTTTTAAAACGAATAATTTCCAAAATGTTTTGTATAATCAGGGAAGCTTGAAGGCAGAGCGTGTTTATATTGATGGGAATAAAGTTTTAAAATAAATTATGTTTTATATTACAAACTAGACTGAGATGCTTTCAGCATGACAAACATTGTGCATAATATACCATACGAATTGTCATGCTGAAAGCATCTGAACATAGAATTTAACACAAATGATAAAAAACAATGTTTGAATTAAATGAAGGTATTTATAAATTTTACGTATATATTTTAACCAACAAAAACAGAACAGTTTTATATACAGGCGTTACAGGAAATTTACATCAAAGATTAAAGGAACATGTAAATAAAATTAATCCGACTAGTTTTACCGCAAAATATAATACTTGTTTTCTAATTTATTATGAAAAATTTGGTTGGATACAACAAGCTATAGAAAGAGAAAAAGAGATAAAACTTTTAAAAAGAAACTATAAATTTGAGTTGATAAGAAATGTAAATCCTAATTTGGAATTTTTAAATCACCTTTTTCAACAAGCCGTTTAGATGCTTTGACTACGTCGAACCTAAAGGTTTCAGCATGACAAGTGGGACGCAAATTAAAATTATCAATAATGAACAACAATATCTGGCAGGGAAGATTAGACGGTGAAGAACTTCTTTACCACAGAATATTTCAGAGAGTAAGAGAAGAAAGTAACTACGATACGATTTCAACTAATGATTTCGTTTTACACGGATTTGCAGTAGATGAGGGCGTTAGAAGGAATAAAGGGAGACAGGGTGCAAAAGATGCTCCGGATATCATCAGGAAAAATATGTCTAATTTTCCGGTGATTCTTCCTGATTTTTCATTGCTTGATTTTGGAAATATCACCTGTGACGACGGAAATTTGGAGGAAACCCAAAACAATCTTGCGAAAAATGTTTCTAAAGTTCTGTTGAAAGGCGGAAAGTCGCTGGTTTTAGGAGGAGGGCATGAAGTGACGTATGCTCATTATTTGGGTATAAAAACTGCTTTTCCTGAACAGAAAATAGGGATCATCAATATTGATGCTCATTTCGATAACAGACAACCCGAAAATGGAATAGGAGCAAGCTCAGGAACAGGATTCTGGCAGATCGCGCAGGAAGGTGAAATTAATTCTTTACATATCGGAATTCAAAGAAATTCCAACACCTTGAAATTATTTGATACAGCCCACCAATACGGAATGAAATATATCCTTGCCGATGAGCTTTTCTTTGAAAATTTACCATCAATTTACCAACGGATTGATGAATTGCTGAATAGTGTAGATTACGTCTATTTAACGATTTGTATGGATGTTTTTAATGTTTCAATTGCACCGGGAGTTTCAGCTTCTGCATACAATGGGATTTTTGCTGATGCGACATTTATGCATCTTTACAGGCATATTTTAAAGAATGAAAAACTTTTGGCGCTGGATGTGGCGGAAGTTAATCCTGCTTATGATATCCAGGACAGGACAGCAAGACTGGCGGCATGTCTTATGAATGAATGGTTTATGATAATGCCATGAAATTATATTTTTTCGATAGAGAAAATCATTATTTAATTTCACTATAAGGAATAAAATTTGTTACCATCATGATGCTTTTAAATAGGGCAATACAAATCATTATTCTGAAATTTAAAGTACAGAAACTACATTATGGAACAATCAATTGAAAATAAACTTATTAAAGCAGATAAGACATTTTCAGAATGGAAAAAAGTACCATTCGAAGACAAACAAAAACTTATTGCAAAAGCTGCTGAAGTTATAAAAGCAAATTCCGAAAAGTTTGGCAGGATCATCACATCGGAAATGAATAAACCAATTTCCCAGTCGATCGCTGAAATTGAAAAATCTGCTTTAATGATGAATTATTATGCAGATGCCGAGAATATTTTAAAGCCTGAAAAAATAGATTCTGAATTTGGCTATTCCGAAATTCATTATGCTCCCAAAGGGGTAATTTTAGGTGTAATGCCTTGGAATTTTCCTTTCTGGCAGGTTCTGAGATTTGCTATTCCTACAATTTTAGCGGGTAATACGGTAGTTCTAAAACATGCTTCCATTTGTTTCGGTAGTGGAAATGCTATTGAAGAAATCTTTTTAGAAGCAGGTTTCCCAGAAGGTGTTTTCCAAAATCTTGAGGTAGGACATAAGGTAGTGAAAGAAATTCTTGAACACAAAACAGTAAAAGGAGTAAGTCTCACGGGAAGCGAAAAAGCAGGAGGTGAAGTAGCATCTATTGCCGGTCTGAATATCAAAAAATCTTTGCTTGAGTTAGGAGGAAGTGATGCTTTTCTCGTTCTGGATGATGCAGATCTTGATGAAGCGGCAAGAGTAGGAGCTTGGGCAAGACTTCAGAATTGCGGCCAAAGTTGTATTGCTGCAAAGAGATTTATTATTGAAGAAAAAATAGAGGATGTTTTTCTTCCGAAATTTATTGAAGAATATAAGAAATTTGTTGCTGCCGACCCGATGGACAAAGAAACTAAGCTTGGTGGTATGGCAAGACCCGACTTAGCAGATGAGTTGGAAAAACAATTCCAAAAAGCATTGGAAAACGGTGCGGAGATCATTATTCCTCTGGAAAGAATTTCAAGCAATGAATTCAAGCCAGGATTGATCAGGGTGAAAGAAGGTAACCCGATCTTACAGGAAGAGTTTTTTGGTCCGCTTGGAATGGTAATGGTGGCAAAAAATGACGAAGAAGCCTTACAAATGGCCAATGATATTCCTTTCGGGCTTTCTAATTCTGTCTGGACAAAAGATATAAACCGACAGTTATTTTTCGTCGAAAACCTTGAATCGGGAACGGTGAGTGTTAATAAAATGACAAGCTCAGATCCGCGTTTTCCATTTGGAGGAACCAAAACTTCCGGCTATGGAACGGAACTTTCTTTATTAGCTTTAAAAGAATTTGTGACAGCAAAAATGATTGTCGGAAATTAATTTTAAAAATAAAATTAAACATAAAAAAACTCCCGAATATTCCGGGAGTTTTTATTTTATAAAGAAAGCAATGTTGCTTTGTTGTATTAAACTGTTGTTAATCTCAATGTGTTTGTTTTACCTCCTTCATAAGACGGAGTCGCATTGATGTTGATTACAAAATCTCCACCTTCGATATATCCATAATTGTGCGTCAACATATTTACCTGGATGATTGTCTCGTCAGTAGGTTTTTTCATGTCATAATAATAAGCGTGAACGCCCCAAAGAAGATTCAGCATCGTGATTACCCTTTTGTTTCCGCTGTATACGATGATATGTGAATTTGGTCTGTGAGCTGCCAATTGGAAAGCGGTGTAACCAGAATGCGTCAAAGTAACGATAGCTGCTACATTGGTCGTTTTTGCAATCCTTACCGCTGCAAGACATACTCTGTTTGTAATGAACCTGTCGTCGATACAGTTGTAATCTTTCTCGATCGGCTCATTTTTGTGTTGGTAAAAATGGGTCATCTCGATATTTTTCACAATTTTCGCCATATTTTCCACTACCTGTACCGGATATCTTCCTACAGAAGTTTCTCCGGAAAGCATTACCGCATCAGCACCATCCAATACAGAGTTGGCAACGTCATTTACTTCCGCTCTTGTCGGCGTCAAGCTGTTGATCATTGTTTCCATCATCTGTGTAGCGATGATTACCGGCTTAGAATAAAATCTTGCCTTTTCTACCAAAGTTTTTTGGATGGCAGGAACTTCTTCCATCGGAACTTCAACACCAAGGTCACCACGGGCAACCATCAATCCGTCGCATTCCAATAGAATTTCGTCGATATTTTTTACTCCTTCAGGCTTTTCAATCTTCGCGATAATCGGAGTTTTGAATTTACCATTCGGATGTTTTGCAATTAATTCTTTTAAATCAATAATGTCCTGAGCATGACGAACGAATGAAAGCGCAACCCAGTCAACCTCCTGATCTAGCATGAAGTTGGCATCCTGAATATCTTTTTCCGTTAAAGCAGGAAGAGAAACGTTGGTATTCGGAAGGTTTACACCTTTCTTAGAACTTAGCGGCCCCCCTTGAATTGTTTTTGCTTTTACGGTATCTTTTTCGTTAGTTTCGATCACCTCCAAAACCAGTTTACCATCATCAATAAGGATTCTTTCCCCTACTTGTACATCCTGTGGAAACTGTTGATACGTCATATAAACTTTCGTAGAGTCTCCTTCTATTTTTTCATTGGTAAAAGTAAGAACGTCACCCGGGTTTAGATAAGAGCCTTCCTTTACAACACCTACTCTCAGCTTAGGACCTTGTAAGTCTCCTAAAATACCTACTGAGAAACCGTATTCTTTGTTGAGTTCTCTTATTATTTCAATATTTTTTCGAACCAAGTCGTAATCCGCATGTGAGAAATTTATTCTGAAAATGTCAACACCTGCTTTCATCAATCCTAACATAACTTCCTTCGACGATGAAGCCGGCCCAAGTGTCGCGATAATTTTTGTCTTCTTTAAATACTTATTCATAATACTGGATAATTTGATAAAGTTCTTCATCAGAACTTAATGTGTAATCTTGAATTGGAAATACAAGATTTTCAGGGAGCAAAATTACGGAAAAATCAGGAAACTGTTCCGAACTATGCAAAATATATTGCACATCTACCTGATTATTTAATAAAAATTTAATGTTTTCTTCTTCTGAGAAGAGTTCTGTTTGTATTTTTTTTTGTTTACTTTCTGAGGATTTGTTTGAAATGAAAGTAAAACAAGTCTTTGTAAACTTGTGATAAGCCTCAAATCTTGGAAAAAAATAATCATAATACGCACCGTGAAAGATGAGATCGTCAATCCTTTTAAACGTCAGGTCGTTTTTTTGGTTGACATTGAAAAAAAACTCGTGATCGGGTATATTTTTTGCTAATCTTACCAAGCCTATGGCAATATCTTCAAATTCTATATCATCAAGATCATAAAGTTTTTGGATTTCCAAGTATATTTTCTTTTTTATTTAAAATATAAAATGCTCTCTGTGCGGCTTTTTCTTCTGCCTTTTTCTTGGAAGTTTCTGTAGCATTGGCGATTCTTTCTTCTCCGAGCCAGACATGACACCGGAAAACAATCGATTTGTTTACCTGTATTTCTTCGCAAGTTTCGTACTTTATATTTAGCTTTTTCTTCTGGCTCCATTCGAGCAGAAGACCTTTGTAGCTTACAATTTTATTTTCAAGCTTGTTAATCTCAGTGGGCGTAAGAAGTCTTTCCAAAATGATCTTTTTACAGGCATCATATTGGAAATCCAGATAAACCGCACCGATAAGTGCCTCAAATAAATTCCCGGAGATATTCTCACCTAAAGCCACAGAACCTGATTTTTGCAAAAGATCTGTCAGTTTTAAGTCTTCCCCTAATTTATTAAGATTTTTCCTATTAACAATCTTAGATTTCATCTGTGTCAGGTATCCTTCATTAGCCTGAGGATAAGTCTGGAACAAATGACAAGAAATAATTGTACCCAAAACAGAATCTCCCAAAAACTCAAGTCTCTCGTAATTACTGTCTTGATTTTTAGAAGAGTTTTTCAATGAAAAAGCTTCACGATAAAGAGCAACATTTTGTACCTCAGTACCTAACATTCTGCTGAGTTCGGTGCTGAGAAAGTAATCTCTTTCGGTTAATTTTCTTTTTCTGTTTTTGAGAAGGAATTTAGAAAAGTATTTCTGTAACTCCATTCATTGAATTTAGATTTTCGTAAATAGAACGCAAGCGTTATGCCCACCAAACCCAAAAGTATTACTCATGGCTACTTTTACATCTTTCTTCACAGCTTCGTTGAATGTAAAATTCAATCTGCTGTCGATATTTTCATCATCAGTAAAATGGTTGATGGTAGGAGGAACAATACCATGAATAATAGTTCCCAACGCAGCAATAGCTTCAATAACACCTGCAGCACCCAGAAGGTGGCCAGTCATTGACTTAGTAGAATTAATCTGAATGTCGTAAGCGTGCTCTCCTAATAATTTTGAAATCGCATTGGATTCTGCAATATCTCCTAATGGAGTAGATGTACCATGCATATTGATGTGATCTACTTCATCAGCAGTTAATCCTGCATCTTCCAGACAATTTTTCATTACCAGATAAGCTCCTAATCCTTCAGGATGCGGTGCAGTCATGTGATGTGCATCTGCACTCAGACCGCCGCCTTTTAATTCTGCATAGATTGTAGCACCACGTTTTACCGCGTGCTCATATTCTTCAAGAACGATACATCCTGCTCCTTCGCCCAATACAAAACCATCTCTGTCTTTGTCGAAAGGTCTTGAAGCTGTTTTAGGATCGTCATTTCTTGTAGAAAGTGCCATCATTGCATTGAATCCACCGACACCACTTGCTGTAACGGCTGCTTCAGAGCCTCCACACACAATCACGTCTGCTTTTCCTAGCTGGATCAGCATTTTGGAATCAATTAAAGCATTTGCAGAAGAAGCACATGCAGAAACAGTAGTATAATTCGGACCGTGGAAACCATACTCGATAGAGATATGCCCCGGCGTGATGTCCGCAATCATTTTCGGAATAAAGAAAGGATTGAATCTAGGAATGTCTGTATTGGCCCATCCTAAAACTTCAGTTTCGAAAGTCTCTAAACCTCCGATTCCTGATCCCCAGATTACTCCGACTCTGTTTTTGTCTACGCTGTCTTCGATAATTCTTGAGTGTGTCACTGCTTCTCTTGCAGCTACAAGCCCAAGCTGTGTATTTCTATCCATTTTTTTTGCTTCTTTCTTATCGAAATGCTGCAACGGATCGAAATTCTTCACTTCGCAAGCGAATTTTGTTTTGAAGTTTGTGGCATCAAAAAGAGTAATCGGAGCTGCACCGCTCTCACCTTTCACAAGATTTTCCCAGTATTCTTTTGCATTATTTCCAATCGGTGTTATTGCTCCAAAACCGGTTACAACTACTCTTTTTAATTCCATAAACTTTGTTTAATTTCTTTTTTGTTGAAGAATATTATTTATTTACTACTTCCTCGATATAAGCGATAGCGTGTCCTACAGTAGTAATTTTTTCAGCCTGATCATCAGGGATTTGAATGTTGAATTCTTTTTCAAACTCCATGATCAATTCAACTGTATCCAATGAATCAGCTCCTAAATCGTTAGTGAAGCTAGCTTCAGGAGTTACTTCTGTTTCTTCAACGTCAAGCTTATCAGCGATGATAGCTTTTACTCTTGATGCAATGTCTGACATAGTAAATTATTTTTTTAATTGTTAGATGGTGCAAATATATAAAATTCTTTACGATAAAACATTTTTTTAGTCTTTTTTGTGGCTTACTGATAGTTATTTTGTGATGAGCGTGTTTAGTATTTTAGTTTTCAGGTATTTATAAATTGTATGTATGGGAACAATCTTGATCGATTTTAATAATAATGTTGAAAATGGTTTTTAATCCTTATATATATGATCTGATTTTTAAGGTCTTGAGTGTAGTTTTTTTATTAGCGCAATGCTCGCAAGGTTTTATTGAAAGCTTATTTGTGTTTTTTGTTCGCAAGGGCACTTCGTTCAGCGAATGATAGCAGAGGGCTAGTTGATGAAACTCTATTTTAAATAAAAAAATATACTATGGTTTTAAACCTTCTGATTTTTAAGGTCTTGTGTGTAGTTTTTTTTATTAACGCAATGCTCGCAAGGTTTTATTGATAGCTTATTGTGTTTTTTTGTTCGCAAGGGCACTTCGTTCAGCGAATGATAGCAGAGGGCTAGTTGATGAAACTCTATTTTAAATAAAAAAATATACTATGGTTTTAAACCTTCTGATTTTTAAGGTCTTGAGTGTAGTTTTTTTTATTAACGCAATGCTCGCAAGGTTTTATTGATAGCTTATTGTGTTTTTTGTTCGCAAGGGCACTTCGTTCAGCGAATGATAGCAGAGGGCTAGTTGATGAAACTCTATTTTAAATAGAGAAAATATACTATGATTTTAAACCTTCTGATTTTTAAGGTCTTGTGTGTAGTTTTTTTTTATTAACGCAATGCTCGCAAGATTTTATTGATGGCTTATTTGTGTTTTTTGTTCG is a genomic window containing:
- the ruvB gene encoding Holliday junction branch migration DNA helicase RuvB; the encoded protein is MPDFLHPDKDNYSREELMQEEQIRPQSFKDFAGQRKTLENLEVFVTAAKKRGGALDHVLLHGPPGLGKTTLANIIANELGVNCKVTSGPVLDKPGSLAGLLTNLEENDVLFIDEIHRLSPVVEEYLYSAMEDYKIDIMLETGPNARSVQIGLNPFTLVGATTRSGMLTKPMLARFGIQSRLEYYTIELLSTIIIRSARVLGVKIYEDAAIEIARRSRGTPRIANALLRRVRDFAEIKGNGEIEINITKYALNSLNVDEFGLDEMDNKIMRVMIENFKGKPVGISALATSIAENPETLEEVYEPFLIQEGFIIRTPRGREVTEKAYKHLNIAIPRNPGELF
- the hutI gene encoding imidazolonepropionase, which encodes MKLIGPFKQVVTLANLPLRGKLSDDQLEIIADGGILVDNNTIQKVGNFETLKSENQNIEIESIEGEQIVLPAFVDSHTHICFGGNRANDFAMRNAGKTYLEIAESGGGIWSSVQHTRNASEEELLKTILKRIDFLIALGITTIEIKSGYGLDVANELKMLRIIKKAQEQTKATLVPTCLSAHLKPRDFDGSNEEYLQYILTEILPKVKKENLAKRVDIFIEKSAFQPEESKGFLLKTKDLGFEITVHADQFTPGSSRIAVEVGAQSADHLEATIDEDIEFLAQSNTVATALPGASLGLGEKFTPARKLLDAGAILAIASDWNPGSAPMGNLVTQASILATFEKLTTAEVLAGMTFRSAFALGLEDRGKLENGLKADFVTFKTNNFQNVLYNQGSLKAERVYIDGNKVLK
- a CDS encoding GIY-YIG nuclease family protein; the encoded protein is MFELNEGIYKFYVYILTNKNRTVLYTGVTGNLHQRLKEHVNKINPTSFTAKYNTCFLIYYEKFGWIQQAIEREKEIKLLKRNYKFELIRNVNPNLEFLNHLFQQAV
- the hutG gene encoding formimidoylglutamase, with protein sequence MNNNIWQGRLDGEELLYHRIFQRVREESNYDTISTNDFVLHGFAVDEGVRRNKGRQGAKDAPDIIRKNMSNFPVILPDFSLLDFGNITCDDGNLEETQNNLAKNVSKVLLKGGKSLVLGGGHEVTYAHYLGIKTAFPEQKIGIINIDAHFDNRQPENGIGASSGTGFWQIAQEGEINSLHIGIQRNSNTLKLFDTAHQYGMKYILADELFFENLPSIYQRIDELLNSVDYVYLTICMDVFNVSIAPGVSASAYNGIFADATFMHLYRHILKNEKLLALDVAEVNPAYDIQDRTARLAACLMNEWFMIMP
- a CDS encoding aldehyde dehydrogenase family protein — its product is MEQSIENKLIKADKTFSEWKKVPFEDKQKLIAKAAEVIKANSEKFGRIITSEMNKPISQSIAEIEKSALMMNYYADAENILKPEKIDSEFGYSEIHYAPKGVILGVMPWNFPFWQVLRFAIPTILAGNTVVLKHASICFGSGNAIEEIFLEAGFPEGVFQNLEVGHKVVKEILEHKTVKGVSLTGSEKAGGEVASIAGLNIKKSLLELGGSDAFLVLDDADLDEAARVGAWARLQNCGQSCIAAKRFIIEEKIEDVFLPKFIEEYKKFVAADPMDKETKLGGMARPDLADELEKQFQKALENGAEIIIPLERISSNEFKPGLIRVKEGNPILQEEFFGPLGMVMVAKNDEEALQMANDIPFGLSNSVWTKDINRQLFFVENLESGTVSVNKMTSSDPRFPFGGTKTSGYGTELSLLALKEFVTAKMIVGN
- the pyk gene encoding pyruvate kinase; the protein is MNKYLKKTKIIATLGPASSSKEVMLGLMKAGVDIFRINFSHADYDLVRKNIEIIRELNKEYGFSVGILGDLQGPKLRVGVVKEGSYLNPGDVLTFTNEKIEGDSTKVYMTYQQFPQDVQVGERILIDDGKLVLEVIETNEKDTVKAKTIQGGPLSSKKGVNLPNTNVSLPALTEKDIQDANFMLDQEVDWVALSFVRHAQDIIDLKELIAKHPNGKFKTPIIAKIEKPEGVKNIDEILLECDGLMVARGDLGVEVPMEEVPAIQKTLVEKARFYSKPVIIATQMMETMINSLTPTRAEVNDVANSVLDGADAVMLSGETSVGRYPVQVVENMAKIVKNIEMTHFYQHKNEPIEKDYNCIDDRFITNRVCLAAVRIAKTTNVAAIVTLTHSGYTAFQLAAHRPNSHIIVYSGNKRVITMLNLLWGVHAYYYDMKKPTDETIIQVNMLTHNYGYIEGGDFVININATPSYEGGKTNTLRLTTV
- a CDS encoding IPExxxVDY family protein produces the protein MEIQKLYDLDDIEFEDIAIGLVRLAKNIPDHEFFFNVNQKNDLTFKRIDDLIFHGAYYDYFFPRFEAYHKFTKTCFTFISNKSSESKQKKIQTELFSEEENIKFLLNNQVDVQYILHSSEQFPDFSVILLPENLVFPIQDYTLSSDEELYQIIQYYE
- the rnc gene encoding ribonuclease III; the protein is MELQKYFSKFLLKNRKRKLTERDYFLSTELSRMLGTEVQNVALYREAFSLKNSSKNQDSNYERLEFLGDSVLGTIISCHLFQTYPQANEGYLTQMKSKIVNRKNLNKLGEDLKLTDLLQKSGSVALGENISGNLFEALIGAVYLDFQYDACKKIILERLLTPTEINKLENKIVSYKGLLLEWSQKKKLNIKYETCEEIQVNKSIVFRCHVWLGEERIANATETSKKKAEEKAAQRAFYILNKKENILGNPKTL
- the fabF gene encoding beta-ketoacyl-ACP synthase II, with product MELKRVVVTGFGAITPIGNNAKEYWENLVKGESGAAPITLFDATNFKTKFACEVKNFDPLQHFDKKEAKKMDRNTQLGLVAAREAVTHSRIIEDSVDKNRVGVIWGSGIGGLETFETEVLGWANTDIPRFNPFFIPKMIADITPGHISIEYGFHGPNYTTVSACASSANALIDSKMLIQLGKADVIVCGGSEAAVTASGVGGFNAMMALSTRNDDPKTASRPFDKDRDGFVLGEGAGCIVLEEYEHAVKRGATIYAELKGGGLSADAHHMTAPHPEGLGAYLVMKNCLEDAGLTADEVDHINMHGTSTPLGDIAESNAISKLLGEHAYDIQINSTKSMTGHLLGAAGVIEAIAALGTIIHGIVPPTINHFTDDENIDSRLNFTFNEAVKKDVKVAMSNTFGFGGHNACVLFTKI
- a CDS encoding acyl carrier protein → MSDIASRVKAIIADKLDVEETEVTPEASFTNDLGADSLDTVELIMEFEKEFNIQIPDDQAEKITTVGHAIAYIEEVVNK